A stretch of the Neptunomonas phycophila genome encodes the following:
- a CDS encoding ammonium transporter, producing METVNSAVETLMQSANTLFILMGAIMVFAMHAGFAFLEVGTVRHKNQVNALVKIMTDFGFSAVAYFFIGYWVAYGITFFQDAEALAANNGYDLVKFFFLMTFAAAIPAIVSGGIAERAKFWPMLIASSLVVAFVYPFFEGVIWNGNFGFQTWLEDTFGAGFHDFAGSVVVHGVGGWIALVAVLMLGARSGRYRDNRVVAFPPSNIPFLALGAWILCIGWFGFNVMSAQTLDGISGLVAVNSLMAMVGGIIAALLVGKNDPGFIHNGPLAGLVAVCAGSDVMHPMGSLVVGSVAGVLFVWVFTLQQNKWKVDDVLGVWPLHGLCGVWGGIAAGIFGSEALGGLGGVSFMSQLIGSLAGVLVAVVGAAVVYGMIKAISGLRLSEEEEYNGADLSIHKIESTSQD from the coding sequence GTGGAAACTGTTAATAGTGCAGTCGAGACATTAATGCAGAGCGCTAATACGCTCTTTATCCTGATGGGCGCCATTATGGTGTTCGCTATGCATGCTGGCTTTGCCTTTTTAGAAGTGGGTACTGTTCGCCATAAAAACCAAGTTAATGCGTTAGTTAAAATTATGACGGACTTTGGTTTTTCTGCCGTGGCTTATTTCTTCATTGGCTATTGGGTTGCGTACGGAATCACTTTTTTTCAAGACGCAGAAGCGTTAGCCGCGAATAACGGATATGACCTGGTTAAGTTTTTCTTTTTGATGACATTTGCGGCGGCGATCCCTGCCATTGTGTCTGGTGGAATAGCCGAACGAGCTAAGTTTTGGCCCATGCTTATCGCGTCTAGTCTAGTTGTTGCGTTTGTATACCCGTTTTTTGAAGGGGTAATTTGGAATGGAAATTTCGGTTTTCAAACTTGGTTGGAAGATACTTTTGGTGCTGGCTTTCATGATTTTGCAGGCTCCGTAGTCGTTCATGGTGTTGGAGGCTGGATTGCTCTCGTGGCTGTTCTCATGCTGGGCGCACGTTCAGGACGTTATCGCGATAATCGAGTGGTTGCATTTCCTCCATCTAATATTCCTTTTTTGGCGTTGGGTGCGTGGATTCTTTGCATAGGTTGGTTTGGCTTTAACGTTATGTCGGCGCAAACCTTAGACGGTATTTCAGGATTGGTTGCCGTTAACTCATTGATGGCCATGGTGGGCGGCATTATCGCTGCGCTACTGGTTGGCAAGAATGACCCAGGCTTTATTCATAACGGTCCACTCGCTGGTTTAGTCGCCGTGTGTGCTGGCTCTGACGTAATGCACCCAATGGGGTCGCTCGTTGTAGGTTCTGTAGCAGGTGTCCTGTTTGTATGGGTTTTTACTCTGCAGCAGAATAAATGGAAAGTTGATGATGTGCTGGGTGTATGGCCATTACACGGTTTGTGTGGCGTCTGGGGTGGTATTGCGGCTGGTATTTTTGGCTCAGAAGCTTTAGGCGGTTTAGGCGGTGTTAGTTTTATGTCGCAGCTGATTGGTAGCTTAGCCGGCGTTTTGGTTGCGGTTGTTGGTGCTGCTGTTGTATATGGAATGATTAAGGCAATTTCTGGTCTGCGTCTCAGCGAAGAAGAGGAATATAACGGCGCTGATTTGAGTATCCATAAAATCGAGTCTACTTCTCAGGACTAA
- a CDS encoding SHOCT domain-containing protein, which yields MQNLTPEGQHLVTTMSQRYNLSHDAIVHMLIAVSNGGGSMAQFNCPELGGGGQWMRGGMTMVGDMFNYGLKNTVDNLCNDLSNALASTQVFPVIPAGTPGSNQWWPQDLGVPFSSGAQNDIKYAVFPGRLAVMLFGNVTVYDTLDHQIGGVSQQQGGDASLTFSSQYGTLSVSSLPVISGPGLPQAQQTNFAVPAANSAASVGQSQSQSNGYNQADNVQQSYQSASQQNFAQAPQGSDSLSHSSGSLDEVLGHIEKLGKLREAGVLTDDEFSSKKAELLKRI from the coding sequence ATGCAAAACTTAACACCCGAAGGCCAACATCTGGTCACCACTATGTCTCAGCGTTATAACCTAAGCCACGATGCAATTGTTCATATGTTAATTGCTGTTAGTAATGGTGGTGGCAGTATGGCGCAATTTAACTGTCCCGAACTCGGTGGCGGCGGTCAGTGGATGCGTGGTGGTATGACAATGGTGGGTGATATGTTTAATTATGGCCTTAAAAATACCGTTGATAATTTGTGCAACGATTTATCCAATGCATTGGCCAGTACCCAAGTTTTTCCAGTTATCCCAGCGGGTACTCCGGGTAGTAATCAGTGGTGGCCTCAAGATTTAGGCGTTCCGTTTAGTAGTGGTGCGCAAAATGATATTAAGTATGCCGTATTTCCTGGGCGTTTAGCGGTCATGCTGTTTGGAAATGTGACGGTGTACGATACGTTAGATCACCAAATCGGAGGCGTAAGCCAGCAGCAAGGCGGGGACGCCTCCCTTACTTTTAGTAGCCAGTATGGAACATTGTCGGTTTCTAGTTTGCCCGTTATTTCTGGTCCGGGTTTGCCCCAGGCTCAGCAAACTAACTTCGCCGTACCTGCCGCTAACAGTGCCGCTTCCGTGGGCCAGTCGCAAAGCCAATCTAATGGTTATAATCAGGCGGATAATGTTCAGCAATCCTATCAGAGCGCTTCTCAACAGAACTTTGCACAAGCTCCGCAAGGCTCTGATAGTTTAAGCCATAGCTCTGGTTCTTTAGACGAGGTGCTGGGTCATATCGAAAAATTAGGCAAGTTGCGTGAAGCAGGCGTACTCACAGATGATGAGTTTTCCAGTAAAAAAGCGGAATTGTTAAAACGTATTTGA
- a CDS encoding dienelactone hydrolase family protein, whose protein sequence is MTVQRPESTAAHQIPQEAFDWYDQYAHGDIDRRTFLTRLAAIGLTAAAVAGGLIPNYALAEQVSFNDPDITASYATYPSPDGFGEGRGYLVVPKNMTEKTPAVLVVHENRGLNPYIEDVARRLAKAGYIAFAPDILYSLGGYPGNDDEGREMQKSLDPVKVEIDFINAAKFLKAHELTNDKLGVVGFCFGGYISNMLAARAPEIIDAAVPFYGTPAKAELIKNIKAPLMLQFAALDKRVNGTWPDYEKELKAIGADYQAFVYEDVNHGFHNDSTARYNEPAAELAWERTLAFFKEHLS, encoded by the coding sequence ATGACCGTACAACGTCCGGAAAGTACTGCTGCTCATCAGATTCCACAGGAGGCGTTCGATTGGTACGACCAATACGCACACGGCGACATTGATAGACGCACATTTTTAACTCGATTAGCGGCTATTGGCTTAACAGCGGCAGCGGTCGCGGGTGGCCTTATTCCCAATTACGCGTTGGCTGAACAGGTGTCGTTTAACGACCCAGACATCACCGCATCTTACGCAACCTACCCGTCACCAGACGGTTTTGGTGAAGGCCGGGGGTACTTAGTTGTACCTAAAAACATGACCGAAAAAACCCCTGCTGTGCTTGTTGTCCACGAAAACCGAGGTTTAAACCCGTATATCGAAGATGTTGCACGTCGATTAGCAAAAGCTGGTTACATTGCCTTTGCTCCAGATATTTTATACTCGCTCGGCGGTTACCCCGGCAATGATGATGAAGGTCGAGAAATGCAAAAGTCTCTTGATCCTGTGAAGGTTGAAATAGACTTTATCAACGCCGCCAAATTCCTAAAAGCTCATGAATTAACGAATGATAAACTCGGCGTAGTAGGTTTTTGCTTTGGTGGTTACATCAGTAACATGTTAGCGGCTCGAGCTCCTGAGATCATAGATGCAGCAGTCCCATTTTATGGCACCCCCGCTAAAGCAGAGCTTATTAAAAATATCAAAGCTCCACTCATGCTCCAATTTGCCGCTCTTGATAAGCGCGTCAATGGCACATGGCCTGATTATGAGAAAGAACTGAAGGCTATCGGCGCCGATTACCAAGCCTTTGTATATGAAGACGTAAACCATGGTTTCCACAACGATTCTACAGCTCGCTACAATGAGCCTGCTGCCGAGTTAGCATGGGAACGCACACTTGCTTTCTTTAAGGAACACTTATCATAG
- a CDS encoding DUF4144 family protein, whose protein sequence is MRWPALLSYVGDNELVFIANQSEWMSDNDLQSPHFDEGDRIIDTDGCLYQPEKSEKGIELVKLEEKYTLEDLVGLVQAHMFEQAGATCVSKVGASSIDQLMTIMEALSEYDKP, encoded by the coding sequence ATGCGTTGGCCCGCGTTATTGAGCTATGTTGGTGACAATGAGCTTGTTTTTATTGCTAACCAAAGTGAGTGGATGTCTGATAATGACTTACAGTCGCCTCATTTTGACGAAGGTGATCGTATTATTGATACTGATGGTTGTTTGTATCAACCCGAGAAAAGCGAAAAAGGTATCGAGTTAGTAAAGCTCGAAGAAAAGTACACCCTTGAGGATCTTGTTGGGTTAGTTCAAGCACATATGTTCGAGCAGGCGGGGGCTACTTGTGTGTCCAAGGTAGGAGCGTCTTCGATTGATCAATTAATGACTATAATGGAAGCGTTAAGTGAATACGATAAACCCTAA
- a CDS encoding TIGR02450 family Trp-rich protein, which produces MNTINPKKLYLSKWTAVRPINKEKHFLVSKITFDEEGCVEECVIEAVMTKRADAIDWNSLKDSTQWLQGWL; this is translated from the coding sequence GTGAATACGATAAACCCTAAAAAACTTTATCTAAGTAAGTGGACCGCAGTTCGGCCCATAAATAAAGAAAAACACTTTCTCGTGTCCAAGATTACGTTTGACGAAGAAGGATGTGTTGAGGAATGCGTAATAGAAGCCGTAATGACTAAGCGAGCTGATGCAATTGATTGGAATTCACTCAAGGATAGCACCCAGTGGCTACAAGGTTGGTTATAG
- a CDS encoding TIGR02647 family protein, giving the protein MPFTSEINDELNILARFNLETTQEGIKIHSSAAPNVIAATKRLHEKSLVTQPDGGYLTELGRHAAEHAQQLLTIVKA; this is encoded by the coding sequence ATGCCTTTCACTAGTGAGATAAACGACGAACTCAATATATTAGCTCGGTTTAACCTAGAGACCACTCAGGAAGGAATCAAAATCCACTCCTCGGCAGCACCTAATGTTATTGCGGCTACCAAGCGGCTTCATGAAAAATCATTAGTCACTCAGCCTGATGGTGGTTATTTGACTGAACTAGGACGCCACGCAGCTGAACATGCACAGCAATTGTTAACGATTGTTAAAGCCTAA
- a CDS encoding Wadjet anti-phage system protein JetA family protein: protein MLFNKLPDDLFVPLSGQNRHIYQAVLLELADLFFDEDLVDPFIPKDLVRSSIEDAVVRLGVRRWEPETDDDNDDGEAPRSTAEYTNRIYRRLVDCGWIEEEQRIYRTYVLMSPSISFLLRSLVSIANLEKRSYGGAVLNVLSSLEAAVNDPAGRGITLSEAAQTASDFSAHLTDMMLGLRELKISLSNSQSPQEIVRGFFERFVEHILVSDYKTLKTKNNPFRFRRQILSLLRDLQFDTVKVDKLTRHYQEQFEASYDDAEAMVHTHINRIIRIFDSVDKRLDSIDDFRYRLEKRVADTVRYMDKTTPGMASRLSRVIAELAKRDELPVIDTIEEVGFINPSSIRSPIRRRIVAEPTVIRQQQIDPKVVELRELFKAFKERREVKVERIDAYLERHLSDKDSIKAEEFSIDTIEDYICFSYIRHLASLGKKAKKTADMFKIEFAENYTHVADVVECRDFTINKVIQRKP from the coding sequence ATGCTTTTTAACAAGCTTCCTGATGATCTTTTTGTACCGCTCTCCGGTCAAAACCGCCATATATATCAAGCTGTTTTGCTTGAGTTGGCTGATTTGTTTTTCGACGAAGATCTAGTCGATCCCTTTATTCCCAAAGACCTTGTACGTTCTTCGATCGAAGATGCGGTAGTGCGCTTAGGAGTCCGTCGTTGGGAACCAGAGACAGATGACGACAACGATGATGGTGAGGCGCCGCGTTCCACCGCGGAATACACGAACCGCATTTATCGTCGTTTAGTCGATTGTGGCTGGATCGAAGAAGAGCAGCGTATTTATCGCACTTATGTACTGATGTCGCCGTCTATCAGCTTTTTGCTGCGCTCGTTAGTTTCGATCGCTAATTTAGAAAAACGCTCTTATGGCGGTGCGGTACTGAACGTATTGAGCTCACTTGAAGCGGCTGTCAACGACCCCGCAGGCCGAGGAATTACATTATCGGAAGCCGCGCAAACCGCTTCAGACTTTAGTGCGCATCTGACCGATATGATGTTGGGATTGCGAGAACTAAAAATTAGCCTTTCTAATTCGCAAAGTCCGCAAGAGATAGTGCGAGGCTTCTTCGAGCGTTTTGTTGAGCATATTTTGGTGTCTGACTATAAAACGCTGAAAACGAAAAATAATCCGTTTCGTTTCCGTCGTCAGATTTTATCGCTCTTGCGCGATTTACAGTTCGACACTGTTAAAGTTGATAAGCTTACTCGCCACTATCAAGAACAGTTTGAAGCGAGTTACGATGATGCAGAGGCCATGGTCCATACGCACATCAACCGTATCATTCGTATCTTTGACTCAGTAGATAAACGCTTAGACTCCATTGATGATTTTCGTTATCGATTGGAAAAACGTGTGGCTGATACTGTTAGATACATGGATAAAACCACACCAGGCATGGCCTCACGCTTATCACGAGTGATTGCCGAGTTAGCCAAACGTGATGAGTTGCCTGTTATTGATACTATTGAAGAGGTCGGGTTTATTAACCCTTCAAGCATACGCTCGCCTATCAGAAGGCGCATTGTGGCAGAACCAACGGTGATTAGGCAGCAGCAGATTGATCCTAAAGTGGTTGAATTGCGCGAGTTATTTAAAGCTTTCAAAGAGCGCCGCGAAGTTAAAGTGGAGCGCATCGATGCCTATCTAGAGCGTCACTTATCGGATAAAGACTCAATTAAAGCCGAAGAGTTTTCGATTGACACCATCGAAGATTACATATGCTTTAGCTACATACGTCACCTTGCATCGCTTGGCAAAAAGGCTAAGAAGACAGCAGATATGTTCAAAATTGAGTTTGCCGAAAACTACACTCATGTTGCCGATGTGGTGGAGTGTCGCGATTTTACTATTAATAAAGTTATTCAAAGGAAACCGTAA
- a CDS encoding DUF4194 domain-containing protein, whose amino-acid sequence MLGDLQKIVSRSEQNDAADFSRAANLLLTNQFLHADRSSHRDSYFLIAAHIDYFRNLFEAIGWSFIYQPDEAYMGILPQGEERNVKLRLDESLLMLCMRQQYEAKLESFEVESGRAYTNTNELLSLYENLTGKELPNETRMKEIMSLFNRHGIIERGKINETDPKNVPFSILPTIRQVVIEDYIGQLEALCDTENSRDALTEAEEAADETA is encoded by the coding sequence ATGCTTGGTGATCTGCAAAAAATAGTCAGCCGCAGTGAGCAAAATGACGCAGCTGATTTTTCGCGAGCGGCCAACTTGCTGTTAACTAACCAGTTTCTGCATGCGGACCGTTCTTCACATCGTGACAGTTATTTTTTAATAGCCGCACATATTGATTATTTTCGTAACTTATTTGAGGCGATTGGGTGGTCATTTATCTATCAGCCCGATGAAGCTTATATGGGTATTCTGCCTCAAGGTGAGGAACGCAATGTAAAGCTGCGTCTTGATGAGTCTTTATTGATGTTATGTATGCGACAGCAATATGAAGCAAAATTAGAGAGCTTTGAAGTTGAAAGCGGTCGGGCTTACACCAATACCAATGAGTTACTTTCTCTGTATGAGAACCTGACCGGTAAAGAACTCCCGAACGAAACCCGCATGAAAGAGATCATGTCCCTCTTTAATCGTCACGGTATTATCGAGCGCGGGAAAATTAACGAAACGGATCCCAAAAACGTGCCATTTAGTATTTTACCCACAATCCGCCAAGTGGTAATTGAAGATTACATCGGTCAGTTAGAAGCGCTTTGCGATACAGAAAACAGCCGCGATGCCCTAACAGAAGCGGAGGAGGCTGCTGATGAAACAGCTTAA
- a CDS encoding SbcC/MukB-like Walker B domain-containing protein: MKQLNRIVLVNWYVLGAVEVPIKGNVAIVGPNGSGKSSLLDAIQTILMGGHKRNLSFNASAGQKSERSLRTYCLGFLDDGGKKATARDDSITYMALSFFDTETAQETCIGIAISASTASPDEEILGRFILPNFSVTLDDFSVREGDGRLPKPWNKVRDQLLKQCPDMVLEKRASKFVREVTTALSHDPQMPNDDEKFIKNFKNALRFVPIDSPTKFIREFVLDENIVHVGAFRKSLDEYRAMEQKTLEVFNRITELEKVSEQCKGIQRNVKNAVEYEWVVHETRFENADLKKEDAQERLESNQEKELEVQKEMEEHAAELSGVMQRLADARAQLNNSDDAHQIKALENNIAARLHEEGVVKDKIQNVYSLFRNTVGFAHYQDLLPESFRPLVERCVQLWRTGEDMMADVWPAEPVEVDNALAELKDNVDSVRRDIGRKFEESVIRMNELRTSIQNQKGAVEQLKQGRAPVRHNTRELMNLLSEYGIESTPICELVDINDDKWRIAIESFLGARREALIVDPAHVKEAITLYRRKGRHLKGCRIINTTKSRDWLNRSKPRSLAQFIDTDNDDAQAYMNRALGGVMAVETENELLREERALTYDCMLQTEGSTTSINELSPIMGIRRRGDQLASQGKQVDEMIEEFTKLGKRHEALEKLRDNLINLTTSLAGATENVFDLVNSRNQISNEIEGYRQAITDLRNHDDSGIQRRIAELVEEQKAANDKNKVLMDKLQRIRTSMIKDTAALEVLDEELTEHSEARNVCEANRDFDPQSAQEKRDYLDESCAGELERIIFEAAKKAQSELSLHEKKKYSVRDAVANYKARFHGGGRSHQGLDKIGPDSTHEELEQYVDETLQSLKDSELAEYTEKAERARLEAETAFRSDFVAHLNDQINKIKDLIRELNNHLKNRPFHKEMYSFEMSPNPELKDILELVEAYTRLDQANVGTLFDIQHDGDRPHHDALAKIHDVLKDEGESSLLQDYRNFYNFELVVKDLNGNRKTTLTQRIKTGSGGEHQVPFYVAMAAAMGAAYRLKEGPNGNPVGGMSLAVFDEAFNKLDSENTQTSLGFMTDLGLQTIIAAPDEKYSLLSSCMDTIINVCRDGRIVDIDVEFPTPKGKELLNSDNPRKLMEEAGLSEELLADV; encoded by the coding sequence ATGAAACAGCTTAATCGTATTGTTCTAGTTAACTGGTATGTTTTGGGGGCGGTAGAGGTTCCTATTAAAGGTAATGTGGCTATTGTCGGGCCTAATGGTTCGGGTAAATCATCATTATTGGATGCTATACAAACCATACTGATGGGCGGCCACAAACGTAATTTAAGTTTCAACGCCTCAGCCGGCCAAAAAAGTGAGCGTTCTTTACGTACTTACTGCCTTGGTTTTTTGGATGACGGTGGTAAAAAAGCAACTGCTCGTGATGATTCTATTACCTACATGGCGCTAAGCTTCTTTGATACGGAGACAGCACAAGAAACGTGTATTGGGATAGCGATTAGCGCGTCCACAGCATCACCCGATGAAGAAATTTTAGGTCGCTTTATATTGCCTAACTTTTCAGTAACGTTAGATGATTTCTCGGTGCGCGAGGGTGATGGTCGATTGCCTAAGCCGTGGAACAAGGTGCGAGATCAGCTTCTTAAACAATGCCCTGATATGGTGTTGGAAAAACGTGCCAGTAAGTTTGTTCGTGAAGTAACCACTGCGCTTAGCCATGACCCGCAAATGCCTAATGATGATGAAAAGTTTATTAAAAACTTTAAGAACGCATTGCGTTTTGTACCGATCGATAGCCCGACGAAATTTATTCGTGAGTTCGTATTGGATGAAAACATCGTTCATGTTGGCGCTTTCCGGAAGTCACTGGATGAATACCGTGCGATGGAGCAAAAAACACTTGAGGTGTTTAATCGTATTACGGAGTTAGAAAAGGTTTCTGAGCAGTGTAAAGGTATTCAGCGTAACGTAAAAAACGCTGTTGAGTATGAATGGGTGGTACACGAGACTCGCTTTGAAAACGCAGATCTCAAAAAAGAAGATGCTCAAGAACGTTTAGAATCGAACCAAGAAAAAGAGTTAGAAGTCCAAAAAGAAATGGAAGAGCATGCCGCTGAACTCAGCGGTGTAATGCAGCGCCTTGCTGATGCGCGTGCTCAATTAAATAACTCTGATGATGCTCACCAAATCAAAGCGCTTGAGAATAATATTGCCGCTCGTTTACATGAAGAAGGCGTTGTAAAAGATAAAATACAGAACGTTTATAGTTTGTTCCGTAATACGGTCGGGTTTGCGCATTATCAAGATTTATTACCTGAATCGTTTCGTCCATTAGTTGAGCGTTGCGTGCAATTGTGGCGAACTGGTGAAGACATGATGGCCGATGTATGGCCTGCAGAGCCGGTAGAGGTGGATAATGCGCTTGCCGAATTGAAGGACAATGTTGATTCGGTAAGACGAGATATTGGCCGTAAGTTTGAAGAATCCGTTATCCGGATGAATGAGCTACGCACGTCAATTCAGAATCAAAAAGGTGCTGTTGAGCAATTAAAGCAAGGCCGAGCGCCAGTGCGTCACAACACGCGCGAATTGATGAATTTGCTGTCTGAGTATGGAATAGAGTCGACACCTATTTGTGAACTGGTCGATATCAATGACGATAAGTGGCGTATTGCTATTGAGTCATTTTTAGGGGCTCGCCGAGAAGCTCTGATTGTCGATCCTGCCCATGTTAAAGAAGCGATCACGCTTTATCGTCGTAAAGGTCGTCATCTAAAAGGGTGTCGTATAATCAATACGACCAAGTCCCGCGATTGGTTAAACCGTAGTAAGCCGCGCTCGCTAGCTCAATTTATTGATACGGATAATGATGATGCTCAGGCTTACATGAACCGTGCGCTAGGCGGCGTTATGGCCGTTGAAACGGAAAACGAGCTACTGCGTGAGGAACGTGCTTTAACATATGACTGCATGCTGCAAACCGAGGGTTCCACGACCTCTATCAACGAACTTTCGCCTATTATGGGCATTCGTCGTCGTGGCGATCAGCTGGCATCGCAAGGTAAGCAAGTTGATGAGATGATTGAAGAGTTTACCAAGCTGGGTAAACGCCATGAGGCGTTGGAAAAACTGCGTGATAACCTCATCAACTTAACCACAAGCTTGGCTGGAGCGACAGAAAACGTATTTGATCTGGTGAACTCCCGTAACCAAATCAGTAATGAGATTGAAGGTTACCGTCAGGCAATTACTGACCTGCGCAATCACGACGATTCAGGTATCCAGCGTCGCATAGCGGAACTCGTTGAAGAGCAAAAAGCCGCTAATGACAAAAACAAAGTGCTCATGGATAAGTTACAGCGTATCCGCACGAGTATGATAAAAGACACAGCGGCGTTAGAAGTTTTAGACGAAGAACTAACAGAGCATTCAGAAGCACGTAATGTGTGTGAGGCAAATCGTGACTTTGATCCGCAGTCAGCACAGGAAAAGCGTGATTATTTAGATGAAAGCTGCGCTGGTGAGCTAGAACGTATTATTTTTGAGGCCGCTAAAAAAGCACAGTCCGAATTAAGCTTGCACGAGAAAAAGAAATATTCTGTGCGTGATGCGGTTGCAAATTACAAGGCTCGTTTCCATGGCGGCGGTAGAAGCCATCAGGGCTTAGACAAAATAGGCCCAGACTCAACTCATGAAGAGCTAGAGCAGTATGTGGATGAAACACTGCAGTCGTTGAAAGATTCCGAGCTGGCAGAGTACACCGAAAAAGCTGAGCGTGCTCGCTTAGAGGCAGAAACCGCTTTCCGGTCGGACTTTGTTGCGCACCTAAATGATCAAATCAATAAAATTAAAGATCTGATTCGTGAGTTAAACAATCACTTAAAGAACCGTCCTTTCCATAAGGAAATGTACAGCTTCGAGATGTCTCCTAACCCTGAGCTAAAAGATATTTTAGAGCTGGTTGAGGCTTATACACGTTTAGATCAAGCGAATGTTGGAACGCTTTTTGACATTCAACATGATGGTGATCGTCCGCATCATGATGCCTTAGCTAAAATACACGATGTGTTAAAAGATGAAGGTGAGAGCAGTCTGCTACAGGACTATCGAAACTTTTATAACTTTGAGCTTGTGGTTAAAGATCTTAACGGTAATCGGAAAACAACACTCACTCAGCGTATCAAAACCGGTTCAGGTGGTGAGCACCAAGTCCCTTTCTATGTTGCAATGGCAGCAGCAATGGGCGCGGCTTACCGACTAAAAGAAGGCCCTAACGGTAATCCGGTAGGCGGTATGAGTTTGGCGGTGTTTGATGAGGCCTTTAACAAGCTAGATTCAGAGAACACGCAAACATCGCTCGGCTTTATGACTGATTTAGGGCTGCAAACTATCATTGCGGCACCCGATGAAAAGTATTCTTTGTTATCGTCTTGCATGGATACCATCATCAACGTTTGTCGAGATGGGCGTATCGTTGATATCGATGTTGAATTTCCGACTCCTAAGGGCAAGGAACTACTTAATTCCGATAACCCGCGTAAGCTAATGGAAGAGGCTGGTTTATCTGAGGAGCTCTTAGCAGACGTTTAA
- a CDS encoding DUF3422 family protein: MESVSTGMSFHPHRDDLYEEMHSRPFQVIPSPARLTHIALICDEAEKREQFNHLRRLFELLGQQPPERDEMCVQWDFGDFRIRLEKHLEFIAFTFVNLAVENNDDPFAVTGISSLPNGWLDKLPGKVISAVHVSVKDSSEDGDYMLPKVRRFFEGMRLIGSSPQQGDARIWTTFRLHSDGFGRMLICNKRMSDSQLGRLTQRLMEIETYRLMALIGLPTAREYSPQLRIMDTQIAELTQRLSSESGEDESDILKDLTRIASKVEDYRAKTTFRFAASQAYHELVLKRLAELREDEVSGHLTMTEFMTRRLSPAIRTCDSVGQRLEDMSRRIDRVSDMMRTRIELSIQEQNQELLSSMDRRSKIQLMMQHTVEGLSVAAISYYSIGLIKLIIDALYDSGLSFNKHLVLGAAVPVVVGGVWLATRRIHKHFLALAREQRDADLADEERRKSK, from the coding sequence GTGGAGTCAGTGTCAACAGGTATGTCGTTTCATCCGCATAGAGATGATTTATATGAAGAGATGCACTCGCGTCCTTTCCAAGTTATACCCAGCCCGGCGCGTTTGACACATATCGCGCTAATTTGTGATGAAGCAGAAAAGCGGGAGCAATTTAATCATTTGCGCCGTTTATTTGAGCTGTTAGGTCAACAGCCGCCCGAACGAGATGAAATGTGCGTTCAATGGGACTTTGGTGATTTCAGAATTCGTTTAGAGAAGCATTTAGAGTTTATCGCTTTTACCTTTGTTAATTTAGCGGTTGAAAATAACGATGATCCATTTGCTGTAACGGGCATTAGTTCGTTACCTAATGGTTGGCTAGATAAGCTACCCGGCAAGGTAATCTCGGCAGTGCATGTATCCGTTAAGGACTCTTCAGAAGATGGCGATTACATGCTCCCTAAGGTGCGCCGTTTTTTTGAAGGTATGCGTTTAATTGGTAGTAGCCCTCAACAAGGGGATGCGCGTATCTGGACGACGTTTCGCTTGCATAGTGATGGATTTGGTCGAATGCTCATCTGTAATAAGCGTATGAGTGATAGTCAATTAGGGCGTTTAACGCAGCGGCTCATGGAGATCGAGACCTATCGCTTAATGGCTTTAATCGGCTTACCAACCGCACGGGAGTACTCTCCTCAGTTGCGCATTATGGATACCCAAATTGCTGAGCTAACACAGCGTTTATCCTCGGAAAGTGGTGAGGATGAGTCGGACATACTCAAAGACTTAACGCGCATAGCCAGTAAAGTGGAAGACTATCGAGCTAAAACAACCTTTCGTTTTGCAGCTTCACAAGCTTACCATGAGCTTGTTCTTAAGCGTTTAGCAGAGCTAAGAGAGGATGAGGTGTCGGGTCATTTGACCATGACAGAGTTTATGACGCGTCGTTTGTCGCCAGCAATACGAACTTGTGATTCGGTAGGTCAGCGCTTAGAAGATATGTCGAGGCGCATTGATAGGGTTTCCGACATGATGCGAACGCGCATTGAGCTGTCGATACAAGAGCAAAATCAAGAATTGCTTTCATCGATGGATCGTCGTTCTAAAATCCAGTTGATGATGCAGCATACCGTTGAGGGGTTATCAGTCGCGGCTATTAGCTATTACTCTATCGGGTTAATCAAACTGATAATTGATGCGTTATACGATAGTGGGTTGAGCTTTAATAAACACCTCGTTTTGGGGGCCGCTGTACCCGTTGTTGTCGGTGGTGTATGGTTAGCGACACGGCGTATTCATAAGCATTTTTTAGCCTTGGCGCGCGAGCAACGAGATGCAGATTTAGCTGATGAAGAACGTAGAAAGTCCAAATAA